The Lepeophtheirus salmonis chromosome 1, UVic_Lsal_1.4, whole genome shotgun sequence genome has a segment encoding these proteins:
- the LOC121115703 gene encoding uncharacterized protein — protein MVKLGLLLFVATVVSGDIIQPNPFSSNSQSSFNQGFNGQPFRQGRQDNSLVSGAVDFSGCQNDPETGLCCVEKQETIQSIQKDPILECTHKNVEKCHYTYVTQFTPSQEEVCEENFEKICQVTFKQQATEETIKKCYKPLEKVCNGQGPEECRTVYESSCTTKYVEKQPGKFVGDTKCEKLPIEICGAGCVTEEGPEECHDKTITSLVDVPEEVCDLNPQKTCRFQTKLVPKLKPEHECTTFPQEVCNLKFSQPKKVDKPLRTKWCLDPTPAAPGETYDEDNALGAPLG, from the exons ATGGTCAAG TTGGGACTTTTATTGTTCGTAGCCACCGTTGTGTCCGGAGATATTATTCAGCCCAATCCTTTTTCAAGCAACAGTCAATCATCATTCAATCAGGGCTTCAATGGCCAACCATTTAGACAAGGTCGTCAAGACAACAGCCTTGTATCAGGAGCTGTTGACTTCAGTGGATGTCAAAATGACCCTGAAACAGGCCTCTGCTGTGTAGAAAAACAAGAAACCATTCAAAGTATTCAAAAGGATCCCATCCTCGAATGTACTCACAAGAACGTGGAAAAATGTCATTACACTTATGTGACACAATTCACACCCTCTCAAGAGGAGGTTTGCGAAGAAAACTTTGAGAAAATCTGTCAAGTCACATTCAAGCAACAAGCCACTGAAGAGACCATCAAGAAGTGTTACAAGCCCTTGGAAAAGGTCTGCAACGGTCAAGGACCCGAGGAATGTCGTACCGTCTATGAGTCTTCCTGTACCACAAAATACGTAGAGAAGCAACCCGGTAAATTCGTTGGAGACACCAAGTGCGAAAAACTTCCCATTGAGATCTGCGGAGCTGGATGCGTCACAGAAGAGGGACCCGAAGAGTGCCATGACAAGACCATCACTTCTCTTGTTGATGTACCCGAGGAGGTCTGTGACTTGAACCCCCAAAAGACCTGTCGCTTCCAAACAAAGCTTGTTCCCAAGCTCAAGCCTGAACACGAATGCACAACCTTCCCTCAAGAAGTCTGTAACTTGAAGTTCTCTCAACCAAAAAAGGTTGATAAGCCCCTCAGAACCAAGTGGTGTTTGGACCCTACTCCTGCTGCACCTGGCGAGACTTATGATGAGGACAACGCTCTTGGAGCTCCTTTGGGCTAA
- the LOC121115712 gene encoding uncharacterized protein: MVKLGLLLFVATVVSGDIIRPNFSTNSQSSFNQGFNGQSSRQGRQDNSLVSGAVDFSGCQNDPETGLCCVEKQETIQSIQKDPILECTHKNVEKCHYTYVTQFTPSQEEVCEENFEKICQVTFKQQATEETIKKCYKPLEKVCNGQGPEECRTVYESSCTTKYIEKQPGKFVGDTKCEKLPIEICGAGCVTEEGPEECHDKTITSLVDVPEEVCDLNPQKTCRFQTKLVPNLKPEHECTNFPQEVCNLKFSQPKKVDKPLKTKWCLDPTPAASGETYDESNALGAPLG; the protein is encoded by the exons ATGGTCAAG tTGGGACTTTTATTGTTCGTAGCAACCGTTGTGTCCGGAGATATTATTCGCCCCAATTTTTCGACAAACAGTCAGTCATCATTCAATCAAGGCTTCAATGGTCAATCCTCTAGACAAGGTCGTCAAGATAACAGCCTTGTATCAGGAGCTGTTGACTTCAGTGGATGTCAAAATGACCCTGAAACAGGACTCTGCTGTGTAGAAAAACAAGAAACCATTCAAAGTATTCAAAAGGATCCCATCCTCGAATGTACTCACAAGAACGTGGAAAAGTGTCACTACACTTATGTGACACAATTCACACCCTCTCAAGAAGAGGTTTGCGAAGAAAACTTTGAGAAAATCTGTCAAGTCACATTCAAGCAACAAGCCACTGAAGAGACCATCAAGAAGTGTTACAAGCCCTTGGAAAAGGTCTGCAACGGTCAAGGACCCGAAGAATGTCGTACCGTCTATGAGTCTTCCTGTACCACAAAATATATCGAGAAGCAACCCGGTAAATTCGTCGGAGACACTAAGTGCGAAAAACTTCCCATTGAGATCTGCGGAGCTGGATGTGTCACTGAGGAAGGACCCGAAGAGTGCCATGACAAGACCATCACTTCTCTTGTTGATGTACCCGAGGAGGTCTGTGACTTGAACCCCCAAAAGACCTGTCGCTTCCAAACAAAGCTTGTTCCCAACCTCAAGCCTGAACACGAATGTACAAACTTTCCTCAAGAGGTCTGTAACTTGAAGTTCTCTCAACCAAAAAAGGTTGATAAGCCCCTCAAGACCAAATGGTGTTTGGACCCAACTCCTGCTGCATCTGGCGAGACTTACGATGAGAGCAATGCTCTTGGAGCTCCTTTGGGCTAA
- the LOC121115694 gene encoding uncharacterized protein, which yields MVKLGLLLFVATVVSGDIIRPNPFSSNSRSSFNQGFNGQSSRQGRQDNSLVSGAVDFSGCQNDPETGLCCVEKQETIQSIQKDPILECTHKNVEKCHYTYVTQFTPSQEEVCEENFEKICQVTFKQQATEETIKKCYKPLEKVCNGQGPEECRTVYESSCTTKYVEKQPGKFVGDTKCEKLPIEICGAGCVTEEGPQECHDKTITSLIDVPEEVCDLNPQKTCRFQTKLVPKLKPEHECTTFPQEVCNLKFSQPQKVDKPLRTKWCLDPTPAAPGETYDEDNALGAPLG from the exons ATGGTCAAG TTGGGACTTTTATTGTTCGTAGCCACCGTTGTGTCCGGAGATATTATTCGGCCAAATCCTTTTTCAAGCAACTCTCGATCATCATTCAATCAGGGTTTCAATGGCCAATCATCTAGACAAGGTCGTCAAGACAACAGTCTTGTATCAGGAGCTGTTGACTTCAGTGGATGTCAAAATGACCCTGAAACAGGACTCTGCTGTGTAGAAAAACAAGAAACCATTCAAAGTATTCAAAAGGATCCCATCCTCGAATGTACTCACAAGAACGTGGAAAAGTGTCACTACACTTATGTGACACAATTCACACCCTCTCAAGAAGAGGTTTGCGAAGAAAACTTTGAGAAAATCTGTCAAGTCACATTCAAGCAACAAGCCACTGAAGAGACCATCAAGAAGTGTTACAAGCCCTTGGAAAAGGTCTGCAACGGTCAAGGACCCGAGGAATGTCGTACCGTGTATGAGTCTTCCTGTACCACAAAATACGTAGAGAAGCAACCCGGTAAATTCGTTGGAGACACCAAGTGCGAAAAGCTTCCAATTGAGATCTGTGGAGCTGGATGCGTCACAGAAGAGGGACCACAAGAGTGCCATGACAAGACCATCACTTCTCTAATTGATGTACCTGAAGAGGTCTGTGACTTGAACCCCCAAAAGACCTGCCGCTTCCAAACCAAGCTTGTTCCCAAGCTCAAGCCTGAACACGAATGCACAACCTTCCCCCAAGAAGTCTGTAACTTGAAGTTCTCTCAACCACAAAAGGTTGATAAGCCCCTCAGGACCAAATGGTGTTTGGACCCTACTCCTGCTGCACCTGGCGAGACTTATGATGAGGACAACGCTCTTGGAGCTCCTTTAGGCTAA